The DNA region CGGCGCTCTACCATTGGAGCTACTGACCTGTAGGTAAAAAAGTAAGTTAAAGTCCTAAGACTTTAACTTAACTTCTTTATGAATTGTGTGTTTTTTTAATCTTGGACTATATTTTTTAACCTGAAACTTTTCACTATGAGTTTTAGGGTTTTTCCAAGTAGTGTAGTTAATATCACCACACTCCTCGCATTTTAATCCGATTTTTATTCTATCTGCTGCCATAAATCAATCCTTACTCGATGATTTCT from Malaciobacter molluscorum LMG 25693 includes:
- the rpmG gene encoding 50S ribosomal protein L33, producing MAADRIKIGLKCEECGDINYTTWKNPKTHSEKFQVKKYSPRLKKHTIHKEVKLKS